The region TATTCctctttttcaattaaaaaaaaaaaaagagcgcTGAGGAAAGCAAAGTGATTACTGATTGATGTGACATATCCCACTGGTGGACCTGGAATGTGAGCTAAACCTGAACCAGACAGAGAGGACAAAGAGAGGATAAAAACACCTTGAATTATTAAATTGATCAGAGCTCAAACTGCAAAATTCAGCCCCTGACTCACATTTCACATGTTTTTGAAATTCTGGGTGTTCAAGTGAGGGATTGTGTTCAAATATAACTCCCGTATACTGGtcttatttttgcttgtttaaaataagTCCCTTATTTTATCTAGGTTTTcgattttaatttgttttctctgaagctTGATTATCGTTGTAACTGACTCATTTACAACCTGGGGGGTGTAGTTAATTATTGTTTTACCTGATTGCATGCAAGAGCTGTTCGTTTCCAGAGATTACCAGAAGATGTAGAAGAACATAAGGAGGTCTTTACAGCAGACCTTTGGAAAACCCCTGGACTCTTGTCCCCACTTTCCATCTGAGACACTGTGCTTTTCAGCACAGGGCAATCAGATCAGTTTTAAAACCAGAGtgtctctgccttccctctaTCTCTGCCAGTGCAGCCCCTCACCAGACATGGagctccccagctgctgtgccagctcaGGGCTTGGCAGGGTCCCCATCCATGAAGCTGTGACCATCATGAGACTGTCCAGCTGCCCATGGGATCCAAGAGCTGCCACACTTGAAGAAAAGTCTCCCCCAACTTTCAACTCCTTCCATTGTAGagctcccctcagcctgctgctttTATGGGATGCCTTTTCCCTTTATGGGGAAGGGAGGTTTTTTTACACGACAGCAGTTGTAAAAAAATGCTCTCTAAGAAGCGTATTCATGCAAAGGTCCCTTTGGCTGGGCCTCTATCTAAACAGACCTCAGCATTTTGTGTGGCGGCCGAGGTGAAATCACAGCTTGTGACAGGCTCCAAGAGCCACAGGGCGTCTGGCCACGCGTGTGGCCTCCCCCCGGGGGAAAAATCCCATGTTTGGGCAAATTCATTTGAGCCAATGCTGCTGTATGACTTCACTCTTCATTCATCCCCATCAAGAAACAGTTTGTCCAGCTCTTCGGAGAAGGAGAGCACGAAGGCTTGCTGGACTCACCTGAGAGTTTCACAGCAAGGCAATGAGATCAGCTCAATGCTGAGTTTTGTCAAGCCAGATGGGGCATGAACAACTCAGGCAAGTCATGGGTGGCCATGAGAAGGCATTTCATGAACAAAGAAATGAGCTGTTAGATCCTTCTCTTGGATATCATGCCCTGCCCCACTGGAGGTGACACTCAGAGGACATTGCACTGTGAGTCACTCTGCCCTGTATGTTCTCATATACTTCTGAAAACAACACAGTGGGCCAAGGTTTGGATTTTTCCACAGCCTTAAGGTTTTCATATTGAAAACAGTCAAGTGTTATTCTCTTCTGTGACTAATCCTGTGTTTTCACTACCCGCTATTACACACAAACATCACCTCACTCTATCACATGAGAGCACCATGTCATATTGCAAACATTTTCACAAACTGCATAGCAAAAAATGAGTAAGCAGTTCTGCATTTACTGATACGGGGGCATTTTTGAACAGTTACAAATGAAATACAAGGGTTGGTTTGGAAGCTCATAcaaagaaagcacagaagaaggtacatgaaaaacaaagagatgCAGATGGACTGTGTGCAATGTAATATCCGCTGGAATTTCTTTGTGCTTTGCTTCCCTTacaagtttctttctttttacatcCTCTTATGAAGTGTCACTCTTGGGTCTCCACACTGAGTTATTCCATAGTCCAAGAATGTGGGAATCATGGCTTTTGATAATAGAAAACTCACATTATTTCAGACAGTTTACAGTTGCTTTTGCTGTTACATCCTTCACTCTGACCCCTCAGCAAACAACCCCTTTCAATGCCATTAGACAGCGAGACAAATTTAGAGCTGGAGGGTGGCAGAAATGATGCAGCTGAGCACTGTGGGCACACTGGGAGGGCCTGCCTTCTGCGTCCTTGGTTCCTTCACTTAGCACAGGACttcaggaggaggcagaagtaCCTTTCCATCACCTCTGCAGCTTTCAGCCCTGACAGTCCTAAATTATTCCAAGCTGTCTACATCCACCCAAAGTTATTCTTCAGCTGGGAGCAGTTAGTACGTGCAGGGACTCTAAGGATGAAACTCTTTCCCAGAGAGGGTCTTTATGTTGGGGAAATCCCATGGTAGCTGGTTGCACTGGCTTTACAGACCCTCGCACCCACAAGCTGCTGGGAAGAGTTGTAGCTAATGGAGAACAGGTTTAAGGTCTCTCCAGGACAGGTACCAAGATGCCAGATTCCAACTGTatccctcccagctctgttcCATCCTAATGGGCACAAGCTAAAGTAATCCTAGGCTCAAAATCAGCATCTCTGCCCTGTTGTTGATTACTGTGTGCCATGCCCGTTTATGAAGCCTTCATCTCTCTGTAAAGATACCAGAGATTAGAAGAACAGAGGAAAACCTGCAAATGGCAGTGCCTCAGCACCTCTTATCTCAATCTTTATGAGAGCTGATGGTTCTGGGAATGTGAAGCTTATACATAGTCACTGCACTCACAAAACACTGACATCACATGACTAGCAATAAACCCAGCTCTCATATTTCTGGACTGGAGAACATGCCTCTCCCTGCTTCTTGGTGTGAGATATGTCATTTGTTTTCTATTCAAATTCACTCTCCTCCCACGGAAGCCTTGCCTTGCCATACTAGCCATTAGAGGATGTTATTGAGAAAATACACATTGAATTAGTAGGAAGAATAGTTTCCCATAAGTATGTTTTATTATATATCTAATACCTTTCATCTTGAAATATGAAAACTTTACAAATACTGTGATTTTATTGAATAAATACCCTTATGCCTAGTGCATGGCATGAATCACAGTAGATTAATAGAGGCAATTAAATGTAAGATTAAATTGCCTAAGCCATTTGCCCTACTAAGCCGATCCCTGTGCTGTGAACTCTATCAGTGCCACTAATTCCCAGAGATTTTCCTGTGGAGGCAGGTATTTAATGATTTTGAATATCAAATCCATGGTATCCCAGACTGGCTGTCTAATGCCTGTAATCATGTTAAAACGCAGCACTAAGCAACTTGCCTGAGGCAGCTCAGTGAGTCActggaagagaaagcagaaaactccTGACTTGCATTAGCTGCTCAAGCAGACACTTGCAAAATATATGACAGGGAGGACTGTCCATGCTGTGGACTTCTCCAGTGTCTTGGGTTCCAGGCCATGAGATGCCAACCCCTGTGACAGGCACACACATGTACAGGGTCATATGGAGCCAGGTGTGATGTCTGGGTGCCTCAGGTCATGGAGCCACGGGAGCTCATGGCTCTGCACCAaaaaacacaggagagaaaGGTGCATGGTGAGGAGCCTAGGAGTGACCAtcagggtcctgctgctgccagcacctgctgTCCTCCCAGCTCTGTCCACAGCCCGcggagcaggaggcagggctgggagaaagGGGCTTTCATCTGCCTCAGTGCACATCTGTACCCAGGAGGCGTCCTCAGCCGAAATACCCGAGCTGCTACACCAACTATTTTCCACTCAGCAAGAAATAGTTACACATTGGATGTGACACACAGAAATCAGGCTGTACTTGGTtttccagcctgtctccaggaGTGAGACCCCAGCCCAGAGCTTGTTTTCATCCTCTTGGGAACAAGCCTTCAGCCGCCCCATTCCCCCACCTCATCAACACCAACATAAGGAATCTGAGGCAATCTGAGCTCAGCCAAACCTTGGACAAAAAGATTGAATCTCAggatttaaatgcatttaaaataatgttttcactGTAGTATGAATCATCAGTAATTCTATATTGTTTGCATTCTGTTCGTTGTAACTTTTCATGGTTGaatccttccttcttttctttctttctttctttctttctttctttctttctttctttctttctttctttctttctttctttctttctttctttctttctttctttctttctttctttctttctgtttcctttttttcttgcctttctttctttcctttctttctttccttccctcattccttctttccctctttctttcctttgttccttCATTCCCTtgttccctctttccttccttctttttgtttcttccccccatctttccttgctttttctttctgtttcttgtgAATCTGTTTCTCTGTAAAATCTGTCCAAATATTTACAAAAGGAAATGCCGGGTTGTGAAACTGAATTCGGAGAAAATGTTACACATGCTGAAGAAATGCATCCAGCACTGTTTCCAGATGTTCCCACAtgcatttttgttctgtgtctCAAGTACTGAGGCTTGATCCTTCACATCTTTATTCAGACAAAACTCACACCAAGGGGCAGCAAGATCCAGGCTCGGGTCAGGTCCAATGGTGCTGTAATTctggctttgctgcagcagttcAGGACTGATTTTGGCCATGACTGACAAGTTAAAAAGCATGAATAACCGGTATTACTGGGTAACCAGTTTGTGCAATGGGCCAGTTCCAGGCCAGGGGTTTATCTATACTTGTCACCAAGTTGCTAACAAATTTGCATCAGTGTCAGTCAGTGCAGAAGCTGTGTGCAGCCCTCTATTACCCTCCAAGATAAACATCAGCCAGGTTGCACTGGGAGATCCACGGCCTCTGGAGAAAGCCAGCCAGGTCTCTGGTCCCACTGAGACAAAGACAACATGCTCAGTTGTGACATAATGAAATTGCCATGAAGTAATTTTCCCAGGCAGTCCATAAAGCCATGAGTGAGGCTTGCATGTTGATATGGACTTGTACATATTTCAGCAGAGCAACGTGGGAGCTGTTAAAGCCCAGGGAATAAAGGGGGTCGAATGCCAGCAGTGGGACCCAtctgctgaaagaaaagcatcacCTCCCACCCCACACTTCATGCTCTTGTTGCTATTATTACCCTTACAATGACATTGTGGCCCGACTGCAAACATGGATTGTTTGGGAGGAAGGGgttaattttgtatttcctgGCTTTTGTTAAGGCAGGAAATCTAACTCTTAAGAAAGTCATTCAAGCTCCTAAAAGCCACTTCAGCcctgttttgtattttcctttctttcattcttATGGCAGGtttatttaggaaaagaaaacaaaaatagagtAAAGCAAGGAAATAGCTAGTCCAGGATTATAAGTGATTAAGTACACACTGCCACATGtgatgaatttttttcttcctgatttgcACTGGGTGTAAACAAGACCAGATTCAAAAGTCTCATAATTACATAAGTCCATCAAAGAGCAATCATCATTGTGGAGTTAAATTCCCTTTGGGAAAAGATCTCAGCTGGATGCCTTCCCTGCACTGCCTCAGAGCACCCAAGGTATCCAGCACACAGTGTCTGGCCcatatttaatatttgtgtGATGCTGGTTAACATCACAACTGAAAGGGGCTTGTCATTGAGAGCACATTCTCACTCAGCTATGCAGGTGCTGGACATGACAATTTCTTTAAACTtgggaaaaaattaaagttgccaaacttgcaggaaaaaaaaagaaaaaaaatctgtcttttggctttgttttctatGTGGGATACTGGGAAGAGTTtaggacaagagaaaaaacTATCAGAGGCATAGGGCTGTGGGCATCTGTGAGCCAGGGCTGGTTGTGCCCACGACAAGGCACTAGTGGCACAGCACCCTTAAATACCCTGCTTTCCATTCAAGCATTCAAcccatgctgctgctcctggaatGCACAAGACTTTGGGCTGGATGGAGGAGCTCACCATCCCAATCAAGTGCCCTGGGAGAAGGATGTTCCCAGCTCCTAATCCCACAGAGCTtctctgctgtggctgagcaCAGTCCTTGCTTCTCCTGTGCTTCTGGAGGTAATACCTGGCTCCCACTCACATGCCAAAGGGAAGTGATTCCTGGATATAAACCTACAGAAAGGTCAACGCCTGAGGTCCATAGGAAAAGGAGGGCATTTTTTCTAGGAAAAGTTGATGAATATATCTAGTCCTGTCGCCATCTGCTATACTGGTTTCTGATACAAAAAATTGGCAAGGAATTGGTCATTGGTAAGTCCTGCTGTTTGTCTCCTTAGAAAAATCTGGGTAGGTCGGTGCTGGATAAATCAGACGCAAGGTCCCCAGAGGCTGACCATGGCATGGTGTTGTCACAGTGATACCAGGTCTCGTGAGGAGCTGGGTCAGGGTGCATGGGAAGAGGACATGCGGATccactgccaccagcagcacagcccgTGCTCCCTGCCCGCCCGAGCTCGTGCTGCCAGGGGACGTGTGTCACCCCCCCAGCTGCCAGGCCCCCTGATCCACAGCCAGTGACCCGCTGGGGACAGCTGCAGGGTCCCAGAACACTGCGTGTTGGTGTGGTTGAGCAGAGGCATCTCACAGCACTGAAGTGTACAAGCTTTCCTCTCACAGTCCCTTTCCAAGCTGCTGTTAAAAGAACGACCACAAACAAATGGAACGGGATGAAAAGTTTGatcctgtgtttatttttaaggaatgtgtagagaaaaaacaaacaaacaaacaaacaaacttgctttcaggctgcagctctggcaaAATCCCcactgctcagcagagcagagacaaTCTGTGATAAGTGGGTGAGCTGGGGCTGGCACTCACCTGCCTGTGCCCTTCCCCATGTCCTCTCCTACCAGCCACCCGAGGGAGCCTGGAAAGCCCTGGAGCTCTTGGCCAGATACAGAGCCCGGCTGGGTTTAGAAGAAGGTCTGAGGTGATTCAAAACGAGGAGACATCATTGGGGGAGAAGGTGTAAAGTTTAAGGACTGATGGTTGGCAGCCCTGGTGGGGCAGGAAGGGGGGAGAGGAGCCCCAGGGTGAAGGGTGGGTGGAGAGTTCTCCGCCAAGACGAGCAGCTTAGGAAGGGAAAACAGGAAGCTGCTCAAAgtggggaggaaagaagaatGTGGCTGGCAGCCACGGGGGAGGGGGAATGACCGAGAGAGGGCTGGGGGAAAAGGGCTGAagcaggaggaggtgctgggggcaCAGCGAGCGGCCGGGAGccggcagggctgggaggcacCGCGGGGAGGCAGGGGAAGTGAAGCGGTGCTGACTGGAAGCACTGAGTAAGAAACACCCGAGTGTGTTGGTGGAAGCTGGTCACCCACGGGGAAGACAAAACTTTTGGGAAGTGCTGCTGCATGACcaagggggaggaaaaagagaggtCCCTCTGCTCCGCTGCTGGTTACTGGGAGCCCCAACTTCTGGGGGTGTTTGCCATGTGGCAAACGAACTTTGCATGGGCTGCAGGTctactacatttttttcccttacacGTAAAATGTGATGGGAGAGGCTCTCGGAATATGTGTTtacattataaatatatatacaaatctTATGTGTAGAGATGTCTCTACATGTATATATGTCTATGCATGAATACAAATAGATGTATGCTATGCTCGTCTCTTTATACATACATTTCAGGAGAATATGCATGTCTGCACCCATGGCTTTGTGCCCCCAGCAGTGCTCGGGTTTCTGTGGGAAAGGGGGGAGCAGCCAGCGCTTGGGGGGCAGGGACACAGACAAAGGCTGGCCCCGCCTCAGCAGGGCCCAGAGCCgtggggcaggggatgggggcAGCGGGGTGGCCCAGCCCCAGGGCGCCTGTGCTGGGAGCGGCGGGCACGGGGTGGGTGCGTGTTGGAGGCGGGATGTGGGTACCTCTGTGTGCGTGTGTGTCCGTGAGCGGGTGCCCTGTGTATGCGCGTGCACCTATGTATGTGTGCGTACACATGTATGTGCATGTATGAAGGTGTGTGCACATACACAGGTACGTTTATGTATGTACGGATCTGCTCGCCTGCAGGTTCCTGCGcgcgcgtgtgtgtgtgtgtgtgtgcgcgcgaTGCGGGCAAGCGCTCTCGCTTGCGTTACTGCGCGTCTGTGACACACACGCCGTACAGACCAGACCAGCGCACCGGGTGCGCTCCCGTGCCCGCGCCTGTGCAGCGCCCGCTGCGTGtgccccgggccgggctgcgTGCCCGCGCACCGCTCGGTCCCTCTGCCCGCGCGGGCGCGCTCCCGCGGCCCCGCAGCACATGACGTCATGCCGGAGGGGCCGAGCGCGCCCTGCCTGGCGCGCGGCCAGGTGACGTCTTCGCCGGCGCCCACGTGACGCGGCCCCATTGAGAAAACGCCGGCCCGGCGGCGCGCGGCGCTATATAAGGCGGGCGCGGgcgtgcggggccgggctgggtCGTGCGGTGCTGCGGGACGTCGGCACCTTCCTCTCCCTcgtccttcctcctgccctggccGGAGCCGTCATGGTGAACCTGCGGGTGTGCGCGCTGGACTGCGAGGCGCTgcgggggctgctgcaggagcgCGCCGCGCAGTGCCTGGTCCTCGACTGCcgctccttcttctccttcaaCGCCGCGCACATCCGCGGCTCCTGCAATGTCCGCCTCAGCACCATCGTCCGTCGCCGCGCCAAGGGCGCCCTGGCCCTGGAGCACGTCGTCCCCAACGAGGAGCTCCGCGCCCGCCTGCGCCAGGGGCTGGTCCACACCGTGGTGCTGCTGGACGAGCGCAGCGCCGACCTGGAGCTGCCCAAGCGCGACAGCACGCTGCTGCTGGCCCTCGGCACCCTCTGCAGGGAGGCCCGCGGCGCCCGCATCTGCTTCCTCAAGGGTGAGTGGCTCCGGGAGCGCGCCCGGGGCAGGAGCGGGGGTGCGGGCCGCCTTGCCTGCGGGGCTCCGCTCGCCCCCGGCCGCGCAGCGCTCACCCGCCgcctctctcttccctctgcccccGCAGGAGGTTACGAAgctttctcctctgcctgctccgAGCTCTGCACCAAACCGGCCGCCCCCACCGGCCTCAGCCTGCCCCTGAGCGCCAGCAGCGCTCCCGGCAGCGCCGACTCGGGCTGCAGCTCCTGCGGGACCCCCCTCTACGACCAGGTGAGCGGGACGGGCTGGGGCGGGGGCAGCTCCGCCGGGTGTGCCCGGGAGCCGGGGGCTCGGGCGCTGCCGCTTTCCTGCGGCGGAGGGAGCGGGAGCCCGTTTGAGAACTGTCGAGTTAACGGGTCGCTCGTCCTTTCTGTTTCAGGGTGGGCCGGTGGAGATCCTGCCGTTCCTCTACTTGGGCAGCGCTTACCATGCCTCCCGAAAAGACATGCTGGATGCTTTGGGGATCACGGCGTTAATCAATGTCTCGGCGAACTGCCCCAACCACTTTGAAGGGCACTACCAGTATAAAAGCATCCCCGTGGAGGACAACCACAAGGCAGATATCAGCTCCTGGTTTAATGAGGCGATTGATTTCATAGGTAAATGAGCTCTCTTTACagtctgttttgttgtggtgggtttttttgttctgtttttgtaaTACACCCTAGAAAGTGATTTTTCAGGCATTATTTTCCCCAGTAAAACCTACATCTGAGATTGGGGAATTTCCTTTTGTTGGCAAGATATACTCGGGgaacattttgtttaattttattccaCTCAGAGGAATAATCACTTTTATAAAGCTGTTTGAAATCTTGAATCAAGAGGCACTGGTCTTGCAGAAAAGAGCTAGTAAATTTAAGTGGATTGGTATTAAAGTAATCTTGCAAGACTGCTAAAGTGACCTGGAGGAGCTATTAGTATAATTGGAATTGGAGCCCAGAATGAAAACAGCTAAACTGCTGGTTCCCTCGGGACAAAGGCTCTCTTTGTCTCCAAAGCACAGGCTGTACCTATTAGGCTAAGGAAGGGATGgattaaagaaatgtaaaacagCCGTCTGTTTTCCCACCTCCGGAAGCAGTGGGACTTGTTTGCTAACTGCAGATCTTAATTATTTCAGACTCTGTTAAAAACGATGGAGGAAGGGTCTTTGTGCACTGCCAGGCTGGCATTTCCCGGTCAGCAACCATCTGCCTTGCTTATCTTATGAGGACCAACAGAGTCAAACTGGATGAAGCCTTTGAGTTTGTGAAACAGAGAAGAAGCATCATCTCCCCAAACTTCAGCTTCATGGGGCAGCTGCTTCAGTTTGAGTCGCAGGTCCTTGCCCCCAATTGCTCAGCAGAAGCTGGTAGCCCTGCTATGTCAGTATTGGACCGAGGAGCATCGACCACCACTGTCTTTAATTTTCCAGTCTCCATCCCTGTTCATACCTCATCCAGTGCTTTAAGCTATCTTCAGAGCCCCATCACCACTTCCCCAAGTTGCTGAGAAGCAGGTGAAAATACAGTCAGAACTCAGACTTACTGTCTCAGAAGTGCAATAACTATGGGGACAGTGTCATCAGTCATTTGTGTTTTGGGGGGAACCATCCAAGCACCACAGAACAGTGTCATAAACAGAGAGGAGCTCACCCGATGCTGGACAACTAGGTGTTACTTTCTGGTGACTTTTGAAGCCAATATCTGGATGTCTACAGAGATCCAAGGACACTGTCTCTTCCTGAGCTGTTACTTCTTGTCTTCTGTCTGTCCTAAGCCTGCTCCATGTTTAGTAGCATGCTCACCAGTATTCTCATTCCTGGATGCTCTGAGCAACATTGATGCTGTCCCCTTTTATATGATGgtcctatttatttatttttccattagtGCATTGTTTTTTGCCTTCACAAACCTAAAGTTTCATTTCTAGAGAAACCAAATACCTCAGTATTTTTTTGGTACTGTAATCCTGTGTGTACATAT is a window of Apus apus isolate bApuApu2 chromosome 13, bApuApu2.pri.cur, whole genome shotgun sequence DNA encoding:
- the DUSP1 gene encoding dual specificity protein phosphatase 1 — translated: MVNLRVCALDCEALRGLLQERAAQCLVLDCRSFFSFNAAHIRGSCNVRLSTIVRRRAKGALALEHVVPNEELRARLRQGLVHTVVLLDERSADLELPKRDSTLLLALGTLCREARGARICFLKGGYEAFSSACSELCTKPAAPTGLSLPLSASSAPGSADSGCSSCGTPLYDQGGPVEILPFLYLGSAYHASRKDMLDALGITALINVSANCPNHFEGHYQYKSIPVEDNHKADISSWFNEAIDFIDSVKNDGGRVFVHCQAGISRSATICLAYLMRTNRVKLDEAFEFVKQRRSIISPNFSFMGQLLQFESQVLAPNCSAEAGSPAMSVLDRGASTTTVFNFPVSIPVHTSSSALSYLQSPITTSPSC